From the genome of Phreatobacter cathodiphilus, one region includes:
- a CDS encoding ABC transporter ATP-binding protein, translating into MSPQHSAAPVRPPAARLDVENLSLQFGGVKALDGIDLHVAPGSITALIGPNGAGKTSAFNSISGFYTPKTGTVKLDGEDITAVPARDRAKLGLARTFQNIALFRGMTVLDNIKLGRHAHLTTGVFDAFLYWGKARREEMELRAEVERDVIDFLELDHIRNVPVAILPYGLQKKVELARALAMRPRILMLDEPVAGMNREETEDMARAILDVREEWGVTVLLVEHDMGMVMDISDHVCVLNFGRRIAAGTPEEVRNNPDVIKAYLGSSGDPRRVAEGSAPIGEVA; encoded by the coding sequence GTGTCGCCACAGCATTCGGCCGCGCCCGTGCGGCCTCCGGCCGCTCGTCTCGACGTGGAGAATCTCTCGCTGCAGTTCGGCGGCGTGAAGGCGCTCGACGGCATCGATCTTCACGTCGCCCCCGGCTCGATCACCGCGCTGATCGGCCCGAACGGCGCGGGCAAGACCTCGGCCTTCAACTCGATTTCCGGCTTCTACACGCCGAAGACCGGCACGGTGAAGCTGGACGGCGAGGACATCACCGCCGTTCCCGCCCGCGACCGGGCGAAGCTGGGACTCGCCCGCACCTTCCAGAACATCGCGCTCTTCCGCGGCATGACGGTGCTCGACAACATCAAGCTCGGCCGCCACGCGCACCTGACCACGGGGGTGTTCGACGCCTTTCTCTACTGGGGCAAGGCAAGGCGCGAGGAGATGGAGCTGCGCGCCGAGGTGGAGCGCGACGTCATCGACTTCCTCGAGCTCGACCACATCCGCAACGTTCCCGTGGCGATCCTGCCCTACGGCCTGCAGAAGAAGGTCGAGCTCGCCCGCGCCCTCGCGATGCGGCCGCGCATCCTGATGCTCGACGAGCCGGTCGCCGGCATGAACCGCGAGGAGACCGAGGACATGGCCCGCGCCATCCTCGACGTGCGCGAGGAGTGGGGCGTGACCGTGCTGCTCGTCGAACACGACATGGGCATGGTCATGGACATTTCCGACCATGTCTGCGTGCTGAACTTCGGCCGCCGCATCGCCGCCGGCACGCCGGAGGAGGTGCGCAACAACCCGGACGTCATCAAGGCCTATCTCGGTTCCTCGGGCGATCCGCGCCGGGTGGCCGAGGGCAGCGCCCCGATCGGCGAGGTGGCGTGA
- a CDS encoding branched-chain amino acid ABC transporter permease — MRVGTAKESYAADEGLFKTDTQKVWFGLLLAALVLYPLHGSNYWMFLAVLVMINVISTTGLNILTGYTGQVSLGHAAFMAVGAYTVAFFDGRFGTPVLLNLVLAGAVAAGIGYLVGLPSLRIKGLYLAIATLAASVILGFVFLNWTPVTGGLRGLNVPTARIAGIEMATPDRLYWLVMPICVVMVLAAKNLFRTRVGRAFIAIRDRDISAEIIGISLFKYKLMSFAISSFYAGVAGGLWAYLFRVVTPESFPALASIFFLAAVIVGGAGTIVGGIFGAVFMTLIPEFLKLSATALVPWFPDASIYLAPVRNIIFGLLIIGFLIFEPMGLAEMWRRTRRYFALWPFRT; from the coding sequence ATGCGCGTCGGCACCGCCAAGGAGAGCTACGCGGCCGACGAGGGCCTGTTCAAGACCGACACCCAGAAGGTCTGGTTCGGCCTGCTCCTCGCCGCCCTCGTCCTCTATCCGCTGCACGGCTCCAACTACTGGATGTTCCTCGCCGTGCTGGTGATGATCAACGTCATCTCCACGACGGGGCTCAACATCCTCACCGGCTATACCGGCCAGGTCAGCCTCGGCCACGCCGCCTTCATGGCGGTGGGCGCCTACACGGTCGCCTTCTTCGACGGCCGCTTCGGCACGCCGGTGCTGCTCAACCTCGTCCTGGCGGGCGCGGTCGCCGCCGGCATCGGCTATCTCGTTGGGCTCCCCTCGCTGCGTATCAAGGGGCTCTACCTCGCCATCGCGACGCTGGCGGCCTCCGTCATCCTCGGCTTCGTCTTCCTCAACTGGACGCCGGTGACCGGCGGCCTGCGGGGCCTCAACGTTCCCACCGCCCGCATCGCCGGCATCGAGATGGCGACGCCGGACCGGCTCTACTGGCTGGTCATGCCCATCTGCGTCGTCATGGTGCTGGCGGCCAAGAACCTCTTCCGCACCCGCGTCGGCCGCGCCTTCATCGCCATCCGCGACCGCGACATCTCGGCGGAGATCATCGGCATCTCGCTGTTCAAGTACAAGCTGATGAGCTTCGCCATCTCGTCCTTCTATGCGGGCGTGGCGGGGGGCCTGTGGGCCTATCTGTTCCGCGTCGTCACGCCGGAGAGCTTCCCGGCGCTCGCCTCCATCTTCTTCCTCGCCGCCGTCATCGTCGGCGGGGCCGGCACCATCGTCGGCGGCATTTTCGGCGCCGTCTTCATGACGCTGATCCCGGAATTCCTGAAGCTGTCGGCGACGGCCCTCGTGCCGTGGTTCCCCGACGCCTCCATCTACCTCGCGCCGGTCCGCAACATCATCTTCGGCCTGCTCATCATCGGCTTCCTCATCTTCGAACCCATGGGGCTCGCGGAGATGTGGCGCAGGACGCGCCGCTACTTCGCCCTCTGGCCGTTCAGGACGTGA
- a CDS encoding ABC transporter substrate-binding protein, with protein sequence MTRLSRRAFHQLGLGAALVSTASGRAFAQAPELVIGAANPMSGVFAFAGVEGFEGGRDHFEFVNKNGGVAGRRIRYVNEDSGYRVDNAVAIFTRITSQHQTPVFFGDSTGFQKAINPELNRRGTTVMAGASFASEIDNPQAFPNQWIPGPNYSDQMRVLLRYIASQKKGASVVFVHSDTEFGRDPIAAGEAEAKRLELNLVEKIVTQPGSVDVSGDVLKIRRRNPDYVIFHGYVLQPIPEFMAQARQAGMTSKFMGTFYSTDTVLMNRAGAAADGYMGVSAYNFDPAATGTQIDAIRAANAGKTRTHAYYQGWTNAMLAVEVLKRTLAANEELNAVNMMKHARSIKNYDTGGVVGVPITMTGNSFPHGRVYQYSAADKMLKPASDWITISASS encoded by the coding sequence ATGACCCGTCTTTCCCGCCGTGCATTCCACCAGCTCGGCCTCGGCGCCGCCCTCGTCTCGACGGCGAGCGGCCGCGCCTTCGCCCAGGCCCCCGAACTCGTCATCGGCGCCGCCAACCCGATGTCCGGCGTCTTCGCCTTCGCCGGCGTCGAGGGCTTCGAGGGCGGCCGCGACCACTTCGAGTTCGTCAACAAGAACGGCGGCGTCGCCGGCCGTCGCATCCGCTACGTCAACGAGGATTCCGGCTACCGCGTCGACAACGCCGTCGCCATCTTCACCCGCATCACCTCGCAGCATCAGACGCCGGTCTTCTTCGGCGACTCGACCGGTTTCCAGAAGGCGATCAACCCCGAGCTGAACCGCCGCGGCACCACGGTCATGGCCGGCGCCTCCTTCGCCTCCGAGATCGACAACCCGCAGGCCTTCCCGAACCAGTGGATCCCGGGCCCGAACTATTCGGACCAGATGCGCGTGCTGCTGCGCTACATCGCCAGCCAGAAGAAGGGCGCCTCGGTCGTCTTCGTCCATTCCGACACCGAGTTCGGCCGCGATCCCATCGCCGCCGGCGAGGCCGAGGCCAAGCGCCTCGAGCTGAACCTCGTGGAGAAGATCGTGACCCAGCCGGGCTCGGTCGACGTCTCCGGCGACGTCCTCAAGATCCGCCGCCGCAACCCCGACTACGTCATCTTCCACGGCTACGTGCTGCAGCCGATTCCGGAATTCATGGCCCAGGCCCGCCAAGCCGGCATGACCTCGAAGTTCATGGGCACGTTCTACTCCACCGACACCGTGCTGATGAACCGCGCCGGCGCCGCCGCCGACGGCTACATGGGCGTCTCCGCCTACAACTTCGACCCCGCCGCCACCGGCACGCAGATCGACGCGATCCGCGCAGCCAATGCCGGCAAGACCCGCACCCACGCCTATTACCAGGGCTGGACCAACGCCATGCTGGCCGTCGAGGTGCTGAAGCGCACCCTCGCAGCCAACGAGGAGCTGAACGCGGTCAACATGATGAAGCACGCCCGCTCCATCAAGAACTACGACACGGGCGGCGTCGTCGGCGTGCCGATCACCATGACCGGCAACTCCTTCCCGCACGGCCGCGTCTACCAGTACAGCGCCGCCGACAAGATGCTGAAGCCGGCCTCCGACTGGATCACCATCTCCGCCAGCTCCTGA
- a CDS encoding branched-chain amino acid ABC transporter permease: MAIEFIDVVETSLAGLGTGSLMALTGVAFVIIYKATKVINLAIGEMLMIGAFVFYGFSAGLALPIWASVPLTLAVSAAIGGVIERTMIRPLLKDNPVSVFMVTIGLTSVLIGVVELIWSAEPRRLPEFLPSQPIIIADAFIPSKTAYSFLIAAAAMAVLITVFSFWRGGIALRATATDRAAASSVGIDVPGVFSFSWMLAATVAALAGILVGSVGGISSAMGLFGLSVFVVVIVGGLDSILGALIAGLFIGWLEAMVGRFLGGEFKLLATFSILLVVLVVRPYGLFGTHEIERL; the protein is encoded by the coding sequence ATGGCGATCGAATTCATCGACGTCGTCGAGACGAGCCTCGCCGGCCTCGGCACCGGCTCGCTGATGGCGCTCACCGGGGTTGCCTTCGTCATCATCTACAAGGCCACCAAGGTCATCAATCTTGCCATCGGCGAGATGCTGATGATCGGCGCCTTCGTCTTCTACGGCTTCTCGGCGGGTCTCGCCCTGCCGATCTGGGCCTCGGTGCCGCTGACGCTCGCGGTCTCGGCCGCCATCGGCGGCGTCATCGAGCGGACCATGATCCGCCCGCTGCTGAAGGACAATCCGGTCTCCGTCTTCATGGTGACGATCGGCCTCACCTCGGTGCTGATCGGCGTCGTCGAGCTCATCTGGTCGGCCGAGCCGCGCCGCCTGCCCGAGTTCCTGCCCTCGCAACCGATCATCATCGCCGACGCCTTCATTCCCTCGAAGACGGCCTATTCCTTCCTCATCGCCGCCGCCGCCATGGCGGTGCTGATCACCGTCTTTTCCTTCTGGCGCGGCGGCATCGCGCTGCGCGCCACCGCCACCGACCGCGCCGCCGCGTCTTCCGTCGGCATCGACGTGCCCGGCGTCTTCTCCTTCTCCTGGATGCTGGCGGCCACCGTCGCGGCGCTCGCCGGCATCCTCGTCGGCTCGGTCGGCGGCATCTCCTCGGCCATGGGCCTGTTCGGCCTCTCGGTCTTCGTCGTGGTGATCGTCGGCGGCCTCGATTCGATCCTCGGGGCCCTCATCGCCGGCCTCTTCATCGGCTGGCTGGAGGCCATGGTCGGCCGCTTCCTCGGCGGCGAGTTCAAGCTCCTCGCCACCTTCTCCATCCTGCTCGTCGTGCTGGTGGTCAGGCCCTACGGCCTCTTCGGCACGCATGAGATCGAAAGACTGTGA